Proteins found in one Actinomycetota bacterium genomic segment:
- a CDS encoding nitroreductase family deazaflavin-dependent oxidoreductase, with the protein MGAAEGRRRPGPGARVIRALGGRRWFTRLTRLVAYPVDTRRWRRTGRSPDHRDFPHLVLVTTGRRSGAPHAVPLLYLERDAGLVVVGSNWGRDRHPAWSSNLLADPRATVHIGGSRREVVARIAADEERRDLWPRLLELWPAWAAYEEWTARRFRVFILEIDGREPPA; encoded by the coding sequence ATGGGCGCAGCGGAAGGGAGAAGGAGACCGGGGCCGGGAGCCCGCGTCATCCGGGCGCTGGGCGGGCGCCGCTGGTTCACGCGGCTGACCCGGCTGGTCGCCTACCCCGTCGACACGCGGCGATGGCGGCGCACCGGCCGGAGCCCCGATCACCGAGACTTCCCCCACCTCGTCCTGGTCACGACGGGACGCCGGTCGGGGGCCCCGCATGCCGTTCCCCTCCTGTACCTCGAACGCGACGCCGGCCTGGTGGTGGTCGGATCGAACTGGGGCCGGGACCGACACCCGGCGTGGTCCTCGAACCTCCTGGCCGATCCCCGGGCCACCGTTCACATCGGGGGTTCCCGACGAGAGGTCGTCGCGCGGATCGCCGCCGACGAGGAGCGCAGGGACCTGTGGCCACGGCTCCTCGAGCTGTGGCCGGCGTGGGCTGCCTACGAGGAGTGGACGGCGCGTCGGTTCCGCGTGTTCATCCTGGAGATCGACGGTCGCGAGCCGCCGGCGTGA